In Streptomyces alboniger, the following are encoded in one genomic region:
- a CDS encoding SAM-dependent methyltransferase, with the protein METALYGPDGFYRRPEGPAGHFRTSVHASPLYAAAVARLLCRVDEVLGHPEEIAFVDMGAGRGELTGGVLAALPADVAARVRAYAVERAECPPGLDPRIIWRAGPPTGVTGLLFANEWLDNVPVDIAEVAADGTARRVLVRDDGTESLGGPVTGPDAAWLARWWPLGAEPGLRAEIGRPRDEAWAAAVACLERGLAVAVDYAHDRRGRPPFGTLTGFREGRETAPVPDGSCDITAHVALDACAMEGAVLLTQRAALGALGVSGGRPPLSLASEDPAAYVRALARAGQAAELTAPGGLGDFGWLVQPVGMPAGAALLVDVADHEEE; encoded by the coding sequence ATGGAGACGGCCCTGTACGGCCCTGACGGCTTCTACCGCCGCCCTGAGGGACCCGCGGGACACTTCCGCACCTCCGTGCACGCCTCGCCCCTCTACGCGGCCGCGGTGGCCCGGCTGCTGTGCCGGGTCGACGAGGTTCTGGGCCACCCGGAAGAGATCGCCTTCGTGGACATGGGCGCGGGCCGCGGGGAGCTGACCGGGGGTGTGCTCGCCGCGCTCCCCGCCGATGTGGCGGCACGCGTGCGCGCGTACGCGGTGGAGCGCGCGGAGTGCCCCCCGGGGCTCGATCCGCGCATCATCTGGCGGGCCGGTCCGCCGACCGGCGTGACGGGCCTGCTCTTCGCCAACGAGTGGCTCGACAACGTCCCTGTGGACATCGCCGAGGTGGCCGCCGACGGAACGGCGCGCCGGGTGCTCGTACGCGACGACGGCACCGAGTCGCTGGGCGGCCCCGTGACGGGGCCGGACGCCGCATGGCTGGCGCGCTGGTGGCCCCTTGGGGCCGAGCCCGGCCTGCGCGCGGAGATCGGCCGCCCCCGGGACGAGGCGTGGGCCGCGGCGGTGGCGTGTCTGGAGCGCGGCCTCGCCGTCGCCGTCGACTACGCGCACGACCGGCGGGGGCGCCCGCCCTTCGGGACGCTCACGGGCTTCAGGGAGGGCCGCGAGACGGCTCCCGTGCCGGACGGAAGCTGCGACATCACCGCGCACGTGGCGCTGGACGCGTGCGCGATGGAGGGGGCCGTGCTGCTCACCCAGCGGGCGGCGCTCGGCGCGCTCGGGGTGAGCGGCGGCCGTCCCCCGCTGTCGCTGGCCTCCGAGGACCCGGCGGCGTACGTACGCGCTCTAGCGCGCGCGGGGCAGGCCGCCGAGCTGACGGCTCCCGGCGGGCTCGGGGACTTCGGATGGCTGGTGCAGCCCGTCGGCATGCCCGCCGGCGCCGCGCTACTTGTCGATGTCGCCGACCACGAAGAAGAGTGA
- a CDS encoding sensor histidine kinase — translation MHRLYDFLRRHPTGVDGFWALVLLGISGLGLVSMADVNGPVAGIAVIPVVLGMSLVLALRRRATERMLVLAAVLGVCQLVLDVRVMPADFAMLVIIYTAAADGARWASRFALVGGLCAAPLASMRWPEESVTVVGSVLFTIFQIVPFALAWVLGDSIRTRRAYLAQLEERAARLEKEREAQSKVAVAAERARIARELHDVVAHNVSVMVVQADGAAYVMDTAPDQAKKALETISGTGRQALAEMRRLLGVLRTGEPEEGSEYVPQPDVEQLDELIEQVRTAGLPVDYKVEGTPRPLPSGVELTAYRIVQEALTNTRKHGGENAGASVRLVYFDDGLGLLVEDDGRGAPHELYEDGGADGRGHGLIGMRERVGMVGGTLDAGPRPGGGFRISALLPLKPAH, via the coding sequence GTGCACCGCCTCTATGACTTCCTCCGCAGACACCCGACAGGGGTCGACGGCTTCTGGGCCCTCGTCCTGCTCGGGATCTCCGGGCTCGGTCTGGTGTCCATGGCCGACGTGAACGGCCCCGTGGCGGGAATCGCGGTGATCCCGGTCGTCCTCGGAATGAGCCTGGTGCTCGCGCTGCGACGGAGGGCGACCGAGCGGATGCTCGTGCTCGCCGCGGTCCTCGGCGTCTGCCAGCTCGTCCTCGATGTGAGGGTGATGCCGGCGGACTTCGCCATGCTGGTGATCATCTACACCGCGGCCGCCGACGGGGCGCGGTGGGCCTCGCGGTTCGCGCTGGTGGGCGGCCTGTGCGCGGCTCCGCTCGCGTCGATGCGCTGGCCCGAGGAGAGCGTCACCGTCGTCGGCAGCGTCCTCTTCACGATCTTCCAGATAGTTCCCTTCGCGCTCGCGTGGGTCCTCGGCGACTCCATCCGCACCCGCCGCGCCTATCTGGCCCAGCTGGAGGAGCGCGCCGCCCGGCTGGAGAAGGAGCGGGAGGCGCAGTCGAAGGTCGCGGTGGCGGCCGAACGGGCCCGCATCGCGCGTGAGCTGCACGACGTCGTCGCGCACAACGTCTCGGTGATGGTGGTCCAGGCCGACGGCGCCGCGTACGTCATGGACACCGCACCCGACCAGGCCAAGAAGGCCCTGGAGACCATCTCGGGCACCGGCCGCCAGGCCCTCGCCGAGATGCGCCGCCTGCTGGGCGTGCTGCGCACGGGGGAGCCCGAGGAGGGTTCCGAGTACGTCCCGCAACCCGACGTCGAGCAGCTCGACGAGCTGATCGAACAGGTGCGCACGGCCGGTCTGCCCGTCGACTACAAGGTCGAGGGCACCCCGCGCCCCCTGCCCAGCGGCGTGGAACTCACCGCGTACCGCATCGTGCAGGAGGCGCTCACGAACACGCGCAAGCACGGCGGCGAGAACGCGGGCGCGAGCGTGCGCCTGGTCTACTTCGACGACGGCCTCGGGCTGCTCGTCGAGGACGACGGCAGGGGCGCCCCGCACGAGCTGTACGAGGACGGCGGCGCCGACGGCCGCGGGCACGGCCTGATCGGCATGCGCGAGCGCGTCGGCATGGTCGGCGGCACCCTGGACGCGGGACCGCGCCCCGGCGGCGGCTTCCGGATCAGCGCGCTGCTGCCGCTCAAACCAGCACACTGA
- a CDS encoding response regulator transcription factor: protein MSIRVLLVDDQALLRTGFRMVLAAQPDMEVVAEASDGVEALEVLRSTKVDVVLMDVRMPKLDGVETTRRVCQGPNPPKVLILTTFDLDEYAFSGLKAGASGFMLKDVPPEELLAAIRSVHSGDAVVAPSTTRRLLDRFAPMLPNAGGQPQHKELERLTAREREVMILVAQGLSNGEIAARLVLSEATVKTHVGRILTKLDLRDRVQVVVLAYETGLVRAGGNS from the coding sequence ATGTCCATCCGCGTGTTGCTCGTCGACGACCAGGCGCTGCTGCGCACCGGGTTCCGGATGGTGCTGGCCGCACAGCCGGACATGGAGGTTGTCGCCGAGGCGAGCGACGGCGTGGAGGCCCTGGAGGTGCTGCGCTCGACCAAGGTCGACGTGGTGCTGATGGACGTACGCATGCCGAAACTGGACGGCGTCGAGACGACCCGGCGCGTCTGCCAGGGCCCGAACCCGCCGAAGGTGCTGATCCTGACCACCTTCGACCTCGACGAGTACGCCTTCTCGGGGCTGAAGGCGGGTGCCTCCGGGTTCATGCTCAAGGACGTGCCTCCGGAGGAGCTGCTCGCCGCGATCCGCTCCGTGCACAGCGGTGACGCGGTCGTCGCGCCGTCCACCACGCGGCGCCTGCTCGACCGCTTCGCGCCGATGCTGCCGAACGCGGGCGGCCAGCCGCAGCACAAGGAGCTGGAGCGCCTGACGGCCCGTGAGCGCGAGGTGATGATCCTCGTCGCACAGGGCCTGTCGAACGGCGAGATCGCGGCGCGCCTCGTCCTCTCGGAGGCCACCGTGAAGACGCACGTCGGCCGCATCCTGACCAAGCTGGATCTGCGGGACCGGGTGCAGGTCGTGGTCCTCGCGTACGAGACGGGGCTCGTGCGGGCCGGGGGCAACTCCTAG
- a CDS encoding DUF5937 family protein: protein MSVSIDISGLSHERIHVVPSPLAELGMALHALSEPGHHPGLQGWATAVSTRLDPCLADRLCEADFLWRSTFSDVFAPFAGLPGQSTLPGATLAEELDQLDKLTDEQFVDAALEFTCQSTYSEPDRNLLADPAVQRRALDLAAARGPQQVKFTQRLLDEPPVVRAWLRKLLEDCDEAFFADTWARLSHQLAADARLKTDLLRRKGLAEALKALSGAVSLDESEQLITVDKITTGRTTTGSGGLVLVPTSLGWPHVMVLHRKGWQACITYPISAPGLTAPPTVEQLTRRMAALAHPVRMRLCRHLARGSYTTSELADAHGMTAPEISRHLSVLKKADLITTRRRGRYVQHQLDISVVSRLGSDFIEGVLR from the coding sequence ATGAGCGTGAGCATCGACATCAGCGGGCTGTCCCACGAGCGGATCCATGTCGTGCCCTCGCCCCTGGCCGAGCTGGGCATGGCGCTGCACGCGCTCTCCGAGCCGGGCCACCACCCGGGGCTCCAGGGCTGGGCGACGGCCGTCTCGACGCGCCTGGACCCGTGCCTGGCGGACCGCCTGTGCGAGGCCGACTTCCTGTGGCGCTCGACGTTCTCGGACGTGTTCGCGCCCTTCGCCGGCCTCCCGGGGCAGAGCACACTCCCCGGGGCCACGCTCGCCGAGGAGCTCGACCAGCTGGACAAGCTGACGGACGAGCAGTTCGTGGACGCCGCCCTGGAGTTCACGTGCCAGTCGACGTATTCGGAGCCGGACCGCAATCTGCTGGCCGACCCTGCCGTGCAGCGGCGCGCGCTGGACCTCGCCGCCGCCCGCGGCCCGCAGCAGGTGAAGTTCACCCAGCGCCTCCTGGACGAGCCGCCGGTCGTGCGCGCGTGGCTGCGCAAGCTCCTGGAGGACTGCGACGAGGCGTTCTTCGCCGACACCTGGGCCCGCCTGAGCCATCAACTGGCCGCGGACGCCCGCCTCAAGACCGACCTCCTGCGGCGCAAAGGCCTCGCGGAAGCTCTGAAGGCGCTCTCCGGGGCGGTCTCCCTGGACGAGAGCGAGCAGCTCATCACCGTCGACAAGATCACCACAGGGCGTACGACCACGGGCTCCGGCGGTCTGGTGCTCGTCCCGACCAGTCTCGGCTGGCCGCACGTGATGGTGCTGCACCGAAAGGGCTGGCAGGCCTGCATCACGTACCCCATCAGCGCCCCCGGTCTCACCGCCCCGCCCACCGTGGAGCAGCTGACCCGCCGTATGGCCGCGCTCGCCCACCCGGTGCGGATGCGCCTGTGCCGCCACCTTGCGCGCGGGTCGTACACCACGAGCGAGCTGGCGGACGCGCACGGCATGACGGCGCCGGAGATATCCCGGCACCTGAGCGTCCTGAAGAAGGCCGACCTGATCACCACGCGCCGGCGGGGGCGCTATGTGCAGCACCAGCTGGACATCAGCGTGGTGTCACGGCTGGGCAGCGACTTCATCGAGGGCGTCCTGCGCTAG
- a CDS encoding threonine aldolase family protein: MTANEAEQDTRARRSAAARGAARTLHRSPLHIPLTERLSALAAAAPEVVGADEATDIYGDGVVATLEEEVARLLGKEAAVFFPTGTMAQQVALRCWAGRTGNATVALHPKAHPELHEGDAFTAVSGLRTVHPTDEPRLPMAGEVREFPEPFGALMLELPLRDAGFVLPDWEELEAVVEAARERDAVVHIDGARLWECTPHFGRPLREIAGLADTVYVSFYKSLEGLSGAALAGPRTLVEEARMWRHRYGGQLFQQFPAAVSALLGLKHVLPRLPAYVAHARVVAEALREGFAAAGLPWSRVHPGRPHTHQFQVWLPYASEVLDEASLGQAEETKTFLFGRWFADGPPGLSATEVTVTEEGLDWTADDVKEAVAEFVRRLPR; this comes from the coding sequence ATGACTGCGAACGAAGCGGAACAGGACACCCGCGCCAGGCGCTCGGCGGCGGCCCGTGGCGCCGCCCGCACCCTGCACCGCTCCCCTCTGCACATCCCGCTCACCGAACGCCTCTCCGCGCTCGCGGCGGCCGCTCCCGAGGTCGTCGGCGCGGACGAGGCCACCGACATCTACGGGGACGGCGTCGTCGCCACCCTGGAGGAGGAGGTGGCGCGCCTGCTCGGCAAGGAGGCGGCTGTCTTCTTCCCGACCGGCACGATGGCCCAGCAGGTCGCCCTGCGCTGCTGGGCGGGCCGCACCGGGAACGCGACGGTGGCACTGCACCCCAAGGCACACCCCGAACTCCACGAGGGCGACGCCTTCACCGCGGTCAGCGGGCTGCGCACGGTGCACCCGACGGACGAGCCGCGCCTGCCCATGGCCGGCGAAGTGCGCGAGTTTCCCGAGCCCTTCGGGGCGCTGATGCTCGAACTGCCGCTCCGGGACGCCGGTTTCGTCCTGCCGGACTGGGAGGAGCTCGAAGCGGTCGTGGAGGCGGCGCGCGAACGGGACGCGGTCGTGCACATCGACGGCGCGCGCCTGTGGGAGTGCACGCCGCACTTCGGGCGCCCCCTCAGGGAGATCGCGGGGCTCGCGGACACCGTGTACGTGTCGTTCTACAAGTCCCTGGAGGGGCTGAGCGGGGCGGCGCTCGCCGGGCCGCGCACGCTCGTCGAGGAGGCGCGGATGTGGCGCCACCGGTACGGGGGGCAGCTGTTCCAGCAGTTCCCGGCCGCGGTCTCCGCCCTGCTGGGCCTGAAGCACGTCCTGCCGCGGCTGCCCGCTTACGTCGCTCACGCGCGCGTGGTGGCCGAGGCGCTGCGCGAGGGGTTCGCGGCGGCCGGGCTGCCCTGGTCGCGCGTGCATCCGGGGCGGCCGCACACCCACCAGTTCCAGGTGTGGCTGCCGTACGCGTCCGAGGTGCTGGACGAGGCCTCGCTGGGGCAGGCGGAGGAGACGAAGACCTTTCTGTTCGGCCGGTGGTTCGCGGACGGGCCGCCCGGCCTCTCGGCCACGGAGGTCACCGTGACCGAGGAGGGCCTCGACTGGACGGCCGACGACGTCAAGGAAGCGGTCGCGGAGTTCGTGCGGCGGCTCCCCCGCTGA
- a CDS encoding Rossmann-like and DUF2520 domain-containing protein, translating to MNASHQPDPRERPARLTVGVVGAGRVGPALAASLQLAGHRPVAASGVSDTSVRRAATMLPDVPLVPPAEVLGRADLVLLTVPDDALPGLVEGLAETGAVRPGQLLVHTSGRYGTKVLEPALRAGALPLALHPAMTFTGTPVDVQRLAGCSFGVTAPEELRLAAEALVIEMGGEPEWIAEENRPLYHAALALGANHLVTLVAESMELLRDAGVEAPDRMLGPLLGAALDNALRSGDAALTGPVARGDAGTVAAHVAELRKHAPQTVAGYLAMARATADRALAHGLLKPELAEDLLGVLANGAGGTGGAEGGSR from the coding sequence GTGAACGCATCGCATCAGCCAGACCCGCGGGAGCGCCCCGCGAGGCTCACGGTGGGAGTCGTGGGAGCGGGCCGCGTCGGCCCCGCGCTCGCCGCGTCGCTCCAGCTCGCCGGGCACCGCCCGGTGGCCGCCTCCGGGGTGTCCGACACCTCCGTGCGCCGCGCCGCCACCATGCTGCCCGACGTCCCCCTCGTCCCGCCCGCCGAGGTGCTCGGACGGGCCGATCTGGTGCTCCTGACCGTGCCCGACGACGCCCTGCCCGGCCTGGTCGAAGGCCTCGCCGAGACCGGCGCGGTGCGCCCGGGCCAACTGCTCGTCCACACCTCCGGGCGGTACGGCACCAAGGTCCTCGAACCCGCCCTGCGGGCCGGCGCCCTGCCGCTCGCGCTGCACCCCGCGATGACGTTCACCGGCACCCCCGTCGACGTGCAGCGCCTGGCCGGATGCTCCTTCGGGGTGACCGCGCCCGAGGAGCTGCGGCTCGCCGCCGAGGCACTGGTCATCGAGATGGGCGGCGAGCCCGAGTGGATCGCAGAGGAGAACCGCCCGCTGTACCACGCGGCGCTCGCCCTCGGCGCGAACCACCTGGTCACGCTGGTCGCCGAGTCCATGGAGCTGCTGCGCGACGCGGGCGTGGAGGCCCCCGACCGGATGCTCGGCCCCCTGCTCGGCGCCGCCCTCGACAACGCGCTGCGGTCGGGCGACGCCGCCCTCACCGGCCCCGTCGCGCGCGGAGACGCCGGGACGGTCGCCGCCCACGTGGCCGAGTTGCGCAAGCACGCCCCGCAGACCGTCGCCGGCTATCTCGCGATGGCCCGCGCCACCGCCGACCGCGCCCTCGCCCACGGACTGCTCAAGCCGGAGCTCGCCGAGGACCTCCTCGGCGTACTCGCCAACGGCGCCGGCGGGACCGGCGGAGCCGAAGGAGGCAGTCGATGA
- the panC gene encoding pantoate--beta-alanine ligase, with translation MTTALLHTADSLRTRARAGRRAVVMTMGALHDGHASLIRAARRIAGPEGEVVVTVFVNPLQFGAGEDLDRYPRTLDADIKIAEQAGADVVFAPGVDEVYPGGEPQVRVSAGPMGTVLEGATRPGHFDGMLTVVAKLLHLTRPDVALFGQKDAQQLALIRRMTRDLNFDVEIVGVPTVREDDGLALSSRNRYLSPDERRTALCLSRALFAGRDRHAAQEALRARAASAPATLARADALNAIGESRAAADAHAVAQSAAPSTPGGPAAVVAAARQVLDEATCLSPPLELDYVALVDPADFTEVRPGHTGDAVLAVAAKVGSTRLIDNLPLTFGAAV, from the coding sequence ATGACCACCGCCCTCCTGCACACCGCCGACTCCCTGCGCACGCGCGCGCGTGCGGGCCGCCGAGCCGTCGTCATGACCATGGGCGCCCTGCACGACGGCCACGCCTCGCTGATCCGTGCGGCCCGCCGCATCGCGGGCCCCGAGGGCGAGGTCGTCGTCACCGTCTTCGTGAACCCCCTCCAGTTCGGGGCGGGCGAGGACCTGGACCGCTACCCCCGCACCCTCGACGCCGACATCAAGATCGCCGAGCAGGCGGGCGCGGACGTCGTGTTCGCCCCCGGTGTCGACGAGGTCTACCCCGGCGGCGAGCCCCAGGTCCGGGTGAGCGCCGGGCCCATGGGCACGGTCCTCGAAGGAGCCACGCGCCCCGGACACTTCGACGGCATGCTCACCGTCGTCGCCAAACTGCTGCACCTCACCCGGCCGGACGTGGCGCTGTTCGGGCAGAAGGACGCCCAGCAGCTCGCCCTGATCCGCCGCATGACCCGCGACCTGAACTTCGACGTGGAGATCGTCGGCGTCCCGACCGTGCGCGAGGACGACGGCCTGGCCCTCTCCAGCCGCAACCGCTACCTCTCACCGGACGAGCGGCGCACCGCGCTCTGCCTCTCCCGGGCGCTCTTCGCGGGCCGCGACCGGCATGCCGCACAGGAGGCGCTGCGCGCGCGTGCCGCGAGCGCGCCCGCCACGCTCGCGCGTGCCGACGCCCTCAACGCCATCGGCGAGTCCCGCGCGGCCGCCGACGCCCACGCCGTGGCGCAGTCCGCGGCGCCCTCCACGCCCGGCGGCCCCGCCGCCGTCGTCGCGGCGGCCCGGCAGGTCCTCGACGAGGCCACGTGCCTGAGCCCCCCGCTGGAGCTGGACTACGTGGCGCTCGTGGACCCCGCCGACTTCACCGAGGTCCGCCCCGGCCACACCGGCGACGCCGTCCTCGCGGTGGCCGCCAAGGTCGGCTCGACCCGGCTGATCGACAACCTCCCGCTGACCTTCGGAGCCGCCGTATGA
- a CDS encoding L-aspartate oxidase: MSATGIRLHAPAPGWSLDADIVVVGSGVAGLTAALRCSAAGLKTVVVTKARLDDGSTRWAQGGIAAALGEGDTPEQHQDDTLVAGAGLCDEEAVRILVTEGPDAVRRLIETGAHFDTGPKGTIELTREGGHHRRRIAHAGGDATGAEISRALVEAVRARGIPTVENALVLDLLTDADGRTAGVSLHVMGEGQHDGVGAVHAPAVVLATGGMGQVFSATTNPSVSTGDGVALALRAGAEVSDLEFVQFHPTVLFLGADAEGQQPLVSEAVRGEGAHLVDADGVRFMAGQHELAELAPRDIVAKGIMRRMQEQGAEHMYLDARHFGAEMWEKRFPTILAACRAHGIDPVTEPIPVAPAAHYASGGVRTDPHGRTTVPGLYACGEVACTGVHGANRLASNSLLEGLVYAERIAADIASRHAENALHARVPHPVAQPEIPTHPLLPPEARFAIQRVMTEGAGVLRSAASLTEAAARLARIHAEAAGALAEDGKTAEPGVDTWETTNLLCVARVLVAAAQRREETRGCHWREDHADRDDEAWRRHIVVRLNPDRTLAAHTTATPDFPPTRPSPQEK; encoded by the coding sequence ATGAGTGCCACCGGAATACGGCTGCACGCCCCCGCGCCGGGCTGGTCCCTGGACGCCGACATCGTCGTCGTCGGCTCCGGGGTGGCCGGACTGACCGCGGCGCTGCGCTGCTCGGCCGCCGGCCTGAAGACGGTCGTGGTGACCAAGGCCCGCCTGGACGACGGCTCCACGCGCTGGGCCCAGGGCGGCATCGCCGCCGCGCTCGGCGAGGGCGACACCCCCGAACAGCACCAGGACGACACGCTCGTGGCGGGCGCCGGCCTGTGCGACGAGGAGGCCGTACGCATCCTCGTCACCGAGGGACCCGACGCCGTGCGACGCCTCATCGAGACCGGCGCCCACTTCGACACCGGACCAAAGGGCACCATCGAGCTGACCCGCGAGGGCGGCCACCACCGCCGCCGCATCGCGCACGCGGGCGGTGACGCGACCGGCGCGGAGATCTCCCGCGCCCTCGTCGAAGCGGTCCGCGCGCGAGGCATACCGACCGTCGAGAACGCCTTGGTGCTCGACCTCCTCACGGACGCCGACGGCCGCACCGCAGGTGTGTCCCTGCACGTCATGGGGGAGGGCCAGCACGACGGCGTGGGCGCCGTCCACGCCCCCGCGGTGGTCCTCGCGACCGGCGGCATGGGCCAGGTCTTCTCCGCGACCACCAACCCGTCCGTGTCCACGGGCGACGGCGTCGCGCTCGCCCTGCGCGCGGGCGCCGAGGTCTCCGACCTCGAATTCGTGCAGTTCCACCCCACCGTGCTCTTCCTCGGCGCCGACGCCGAGGGCCAGCAGCCGCTGGTCTCCGAGGCGGTGCGGGGCGAGGGCGCGCACCTCGTGGACGCCGACGGCGTGCGCTTCATGGCCGGACAGCACGAACTGGCCGAGCTGGCGCCCCGCGACATCGTCGCCAAGGGCATCATGCGCCGCATGCAGGAACAGGGCGCCGAACACATGTACCTGGACGCCCGGCACTTCGGCGCCGAGATGTGGGAGAAGCGCTTCCCCACGATCCTCGCCGCCTGCCGCGCCCACGGCATCGACCCGGTCACCGAGCCCATCCCCGTCGCCCCGGCCGCGCACTACGCCTCCGGAGGCGTCCGCACCGACCCGCACGGCCGCACCACCGTCCCCGGCCTGTACGCCTGCGGAGAGGTCGCCTGCACCGGCGTGCACGGCGCCAACCGCCTCGCCTCCAACTCCCTCCTGGAAGGCCTGGTCTACGCCGAGCGCATCGCCGCCGACATCGCCTCCCGCCACGCGGAGAACGCCCTCCACGCGCGCGTACCGCACCCCGTCGCGCAGCCGGAGATCCCGACCCACCCGCTGCTCCCGCCCGAGGCCCGCTTCGCCATCCAGCGCGTCATGACCGAGGGCGCCGGCGTGCTCCGCTCCGCCGCGTCCCTCACGGAGGCCGCGGCCCGGCTGGCCCGCATCCACGCCGAGGCCGCGGGCGCGCTCGCCGAGGACGGCAAGACCGCCGAGCCGGGCGTCGACACCTGGGAGACCACCAACCTCCTGTGCGTCGCCCGCGTCCTGGTGGCCGCCGCCCAGCGCCGCGAGGAGACCCGCGGCTGCCACTGGCGCGAGGACCACGCCGACCGCGACGACGAGGCCTGGCGACGCCACATCGTCGTACGCCTGAACCCGGACAGGACCCTCGCCGCGCACACCACCGCGACCCCCGACTTCCCCCCGACCCGCCCCAGTCCCCAGGAGAAGTGA
- the nadC gene encoding carboxylating nicotinate-nucleotide diphosphorylase produces MTVSTPDDLPLTPTGGGCGDACGCGGDDAFDPLECGLDPALARLLAEAGLDPLQIEDIAHMAIEEDLAGGVDVTTVATIPEDAVATADFTAREAGTVAGLRVAEAVMSVVCEEEFEVERHVEDGDRVEAGDTLLSVTTRTRDLLTAERSALNILCRLSGIATATRAWADVLDGTKAKVRDTRKTTPGYRALEKYAVRMGGGVNHRMSLSDAALVKDNHVVAAGGVAQAFKAVRERFPDVPIEVEVDTLHQLREVVDAGADLILLDNFTPGETAEAVAIVGGRAFLESSGRLTLENARAYATTGVDYLAVGALTHSSPILDIGLDLREAVRD; encoded by the coding sequence GTGACCGTGAGCACCCCCGACGACCTCCCCCTCACCCCGACCGGCGGCGGCTGCGGCGATGCCTGCGGCTGCGGCGGGGACGACGCGTTCGACCCCCTGGAGTGCGGCCTCGACCCCGCTCTCGCGCGGCTCCTCGCGGAGGCGGGCCTCGACCCCCTCCAGATCGAGGACATCGCCCACATGGCCATCGAGGAGGACCTGGCGGGCGGCGTGGACGTCACCACGGTCGCCACCATCCCCGAGGACGCCGTCGCCACCGCCGACTTCACCGCCCGCGAGGCGGGCACCGTGGCCGGACTGCGCGTCGCCGAGGCCGTCATGTCCGTCGTATGCGAAGAGGAGTTCGAGGTCGAGCGGCATGTGGAGGACGGTGACCGCGTCGAGGCGGGCGACACGCTGCTGAGCGTCACCACCCGCACCCGCGACCTGCTCACCGCCGAGCGCAGCGCCCTGAACATCCTGTGCCGCCTCTCCGGCATCGCGACCGCCACGCGCGCGTGGGCGGACGTACTCGACGGCACGAAGGCGAAGGTCCGCGACACCCGCAAGACCACGCCCGGCTACCGCGCCCTGGAGAAGTACGCCGTGCGCATGGGCGGCGGCGTCAACCACCGCATGTCGCTCTCCGACGCGGCACTCGTCAAGGACAACCACGTGGTCGCCGCGGGCGGCGTGGCGCAGGCCTTCAAGGCCGTGCGCGAGCGGTTCCCCGACGTGCCGATCGAGGTCGAGGTCGACACGCTCCACCAGCTGCGCGAGGTGGTGGACGCGGGCGCCGACCTGATCCTCCTGGACAACTTCACGCCGGGCGAGACCGCGGAGGCCGTCGCCATCGTCGGCGGCCGCGCGTTCCTGGAGTCCTCGGGCCGCCTCACCCTGGAGAACGCCCGCGCGTACGCCACCACGGGCGTCGACTACCTCGCGGTCGGCGCCCTGACCCACTCCTCCCCGATCCTCGACATCGGCCTCGATCTGCGGGAAGCGGTGCGTGACTGA
- a CDS encoding type III pantothenate kinase, whose product MLLTIDVGNTHTVLGLFDGEDIVEHWRISTDARRTADELAVLLNGLMGMHPLLGEELGDGIDGIAICSTVPSVLHELREVTRRYYGDVPAVLVEPGIKTGVPILMDNPKEVGADRIINAVAAVELYGGPAIVVDFGTATTFDAVSARGEYAGGVIAPGIEISVEALGVRGAQLRKIELARPRSVIGKNTVEAMQAGILYGFAGQVDGVVNRMARELVGAGGDPEDVTVIATGGLAPMVLGEAAVIDEHEPWLTLIGLRLVYERNVSRS is encoded by the coding sequence ATGCTGCTGACGATCGACGTAGGAAACACCCACACCGTCCTCGGCCTCTTCGACGGCGAGGACATCGTCGAGCACTGGCGCATCTCCACCGACGCCCGCCGCACCGCGGACGAACTGGCCGTCCTGCTCAACGGCCTGATGGGCATGCACCCGCTGCTCGGCGAGGAGCTGGGCGACGGCATCGACGGCATCGCGATCTGCTCCACGGTCCCCTCGGTCCTGCACGAGCTGCGCGAGGTGACGCGCCGCTACTACGGAGACGTTCCCGCCGTCCTGGTCGAGCCCGGCATCAAGACCGGTGTCCCGATCCTCATGGACAACCCCAAGGAGGTCGGCGCCGACCGCATCATCAACGCGGTCGCGGCGGTCGAGCTGTACGGCGGCCCGGCGATCGTCGTCGACTTCGGCACGGCCACGACGTTCGACGCGGTCTCCGCGCGCGGGGAGTACGCGGGTGGGGTCATCGCCCCCGGTATCGAGATCTCCGTGGAGGCCCTCGGAGTACGAGGCGCGCAGCTCCGCAAGATCGAACTCGCGCGCCCGCGCAGCGTCATCGGCAAGAACACCGTCGAGGCAATGCAGGCGGGCATCCTGTACGGCTTCGCGGGCCAGGTCGACGGCGTCGTGAACCGCATGGCGCGCGAGCTGGTAGGCGCGGGCGGTGACCCCGAGGACGTGACGGTGATCGCGACGGGCGGGCTCGCGCCGATGGTCCTCGGCGAGGCGGCGGTCATCGACGAACACGAACCGTGGCTCACCCTGATCGGGCTCCGCCTGGTCTACGAACGGAACGTGTCCCGGTCCTGA